The Haloplanus salinarum genome includes a region encoding these proteins:
- a CDS encoding C2H2-type zinc finger protein — protein sequence MTDNADTDVPPDATAHACERCGRPFADEEYLALHRGLDHPGDLSATERAAFDDAREREEEKLQRFRLLALGALVVLYFGFLMTYAVVT from the coding sequence GTGACCGACAACGCCGACACCGACGTCCCGCCCGACGCGACCGCCCACGCCTGCGAGCGCTGTGGCCGCCCGTTCGCCGACGAGGAGTATCTCGCGCTCCACCGCGGCCTCGACCATCCAGGCGACCTGTCGGCGACCGAGCGGGCGGCGTTCGACGACGCCCGCGAGCGGGAGGAGGAGAAGCTACAGCGGTTCAGACTGCTCGCGCTCGGCGCGCTCGTGGTGCTCTACTTCGGGTTCCTCATGACGTACGCGGTCGTCACCTGA